GTCCCCCGAACTCTCCCGGGTAACACGTCGTCCCAGATGTTGTGCTGCTTCGTAAAAGACAGGATCGTTCAACAGAGTTAAAGCCTGCAGCGGTGTATTAGACCGATCGCGTCTGGTGCAGGTCTGACTCGGATTCGGAGCATCGAAGATCACTGACTGAGCATAAGGCGAAGTCCTGAGAATCAACGTATAAAGCCCTCTGCGATAGCGATCGTTCCCCGTACTGACATCCCAGGTATTGGAACCAAAGGCTTCCATCACGACGCTGTCCGGCTGGGGAGGCCGCACACAGGGGCCACCCAGCTCTCGAGTCAGCAAACCACTGACCGCGAGTGCCTGATCGCGCACGAGTTCGGCAGAGAGCCTCAGATTCGCCTGATGGCTCAGAAGTCGATTCGCGGGATCTTTTTCCTGCATGTCCGGTCGTGTCTTTGATGACTGTCTGTACGTCGCAGAAGTCACGATCAGGCGATGCAGGGCTTTGACATCCCAGCCACTCTTCTGGAATCGCCGTGCCAGCCGGTCCAACAGTCGTGGATGTGAAGGACGATCCCCCTGGGTACCGAAGTCATCTGACGATATCACAATTCCCTGGCCGAAATATTCCTGCCAGACACGGTTCACAGTCACCCGGGCTGTCAGCGGATTTGAGTCGGAAACCAGCCAGCGAGCCAGATCAAGTCGATCCGGCTTCCCTGAGGGCTGGAAGGTCGGTAAGGAACGGGGCGTCCCTGGTGCCACAGGGATTCCGGGAGAAAGATGGGAACCGCGTAGATGCACAAACGCCTGATTCGACGTCTGCATCTCACGCATCGCGGGAGCACGCGAAACCGCCGGAAACTCGTTTCGTAAAGCAGTCAGGTTTCGAGCAAGTTCACCCAGTTTGAGTTCTTTAAAACGGACACTGTCTACCAGATGGCCGCGAGCCAGAAAGTAATCCAGCAGATCGTCACGCTGCCTCTGTGAACGCTCTGAGGGATCCAGCTTAAGGATCTCCAGGCCTTCCTGTTGCCCCTCCCCGGATTTGACGCCCCACACCAGACCCATCACTTCCCAGGCCCGGGCCCAGTGATGATCTTCCGCAGGGTGCTCTGAGGCATGTAGCATTTTCTGCTCCCACTCTCGCTGCAAATGTTCGAGCGGTTCGCGAATGGGATCGATGAGTGCCTGTCGTTTCTGCTGATAAGTCGCCTGTTGCGCGACCAGATCCTGATCCTGTTTCAAGGGAGCATCAATGTTGACTTCATAGGCTGAATTAAAAAAGGCGTAGAGCTGATAGAACTCTTTCTGGCTGATCGGATCGTACTTGTGGTTATGGCAGCGGCAGCAGTCCAGCGTGAGCCCCAGCCAGATCGTTCCCACCAGTTTAGTACGATCGACTACTTTATTGACCCGAAACTCTTCCAGGTCGGCGCCTCCCTCACGGTTACTCAAGGTCTGGCGCAGGAACCCGGTGCCGGCGTGTGCTTCAGTCGAACTCTCGGGCAACAGATCGCCGGCAATTTGCTCAATCGTAAATTGATCGAAAGATTTGTTCTGGTTGAGTGATTGGACTACCCAGTCGCGAAACCGCCAGGCATGCGGTCGGACGGCATCGGTCAGATATCCATCACTGTCAGCGTAATGACACAAGTCGAGCCAGGGCCGAGCCCATTTCTCACCGAAGTGCGGTGACTGCAGGAGACGATCCACAAGTCGCTCGTAGGCATCTGGCCGCTTATCCTTCAAAAAAGCCGTTACCTCTTCTGGCGAGGGAGGCAGCCCGGTGAGATCTAATGTAACACGACGGATGAGCGTCGTTTTGTTTGCCTCTACTGAGGGAGTCATCTGTTCCTGATCCAGTCGATGCAGGATGAAATAATCGATTTCATTTCGACACCAGTCACTCTTTCTGACAGATGGCAGTTTTGGATTAGAAATCGGCTGAAAAGCCCAGTGCGACTTCTGGGTGCTCGGTGCTGTTTCACTGTCTAAGACAATCTTTTCAGGCCAGGTTGCTCCCTGCTGGATCCAATCCCGAATTAAAGCTATCTCGCGTGCCGATAACCGCTCTCCTTCGGGAGGCATCACTATCTTGTCAGGATGAGTCCCCGAGATCATCTGAAACAACAGGCTGCGGGCCGGCTGCTGGGGAATAACGGCTTTCCCATAATTCCCGCCAGCCAGAGTAGTGTGCCTGGTTGTGAGTGAAAAGCTGCTCCCCGGCTCAGCTCCTGAATGGCACTTCAGGCAATGGGTTTTGAAGATTGGCCGGATATCCTTCGCAAATGATATTTTCGTTTCCGCGCACAGAGCCTCTGTCCAGAGATTGCTGGAAAAGCAGAAGATAATAGCCAGAGCGATCCAGTTCGCTCGAGTCGACCGGATCGTAAATCTCTCACTCATAAAAACTCCTCTCAATAGATTTGAGGAAGGAATATTTTGAGTCATTCCTGATTTAACACCACGAGCCAGTTACACATCCCATAATTCGAAAACTCAATGTGAGGCACTATTTGTGCTTTCATAATGAAAAAACGCTGCTGTCGTATTAGAACAGCAGCGAATTCAAACAAGAATCAACTAATTGAATTAAGATGATCGATTTATTGAGCACTCTTTAAATCAAAATCGAAGGATTTATTTGCATCCGAGACATTCGCTTTCAGGGGAGTCTCCTCTCCCTGATATTCTTTCAGTTTTGGATTTGGTCCACCATTCATCATCCGATCAACATTGACCTTATACTCACGTGGGGCATTAACAGCCACGGTGTATTTGCCTTGGCTGTCTGTCATTGTCATCGCTGTTCCTACGAGTGCGTCACCATCAGCAGGAAGAAATGATACTTGTGCGTCAGTCAGAGGTTTTCCATCCAGTTTGACCACCCCGGTGATCTCCACAGATTGACTCTCATCTACCATTTCCTGATTTCCACATCCACAGATGACAGAAATCATTATCAACAGAATGCCTGGACGTAAAGACTTTACATTTGCGCTTAACATATTAATCCTATTACATCACAATAATCAACAGGGAAAAACTGCTACACACCAGACACATGCCAGGCGTGTAGCAATTGATTTAATTTGACTCAGACAGAATGATCAGGGGACTTCAACCACCTCACCACCACGGGGCGTGCATAATGCCTGCCACTGTCTCCCATCGATATTTTCGCTGATGAAACGAACTGCCCCGTCCATAAACCCACAGTGCACACCACCTTCATGATAGCTCCCTACAGTGCCCCAGTTATGGGTTGTGCTATAAGTTGCTTTCGGATTATTAGGAGTGGAGTCAATGCGTGTTGAGAAACCAATGTTTCCCCAGCCTACAGCGGCATCATACCAGCTGCGTCCCATATTATTTTTGTGTGATGTCGGCAGGATGTAATCCAGCCCTTTGGCAAACTCAGAGAACGTAATCGTATTACTGGTGCCGTCGGTCACATTCTGCAATCGCATTTGTGAATCATAGACAGCTCCGGAGGCGTCATCGACAATCCCCCAACGCGAAGCAAAAATTCCATTCGTTGTTGAAGAGCCATGGCGTCCGCATAAGCCCCAACCATGATTGGCACTGGCCGTCGGATAGTTATGCTGAGCGTAATTCGCATCGTCTACAACCAGGGCACTGGGGCAGATAAAGACAGTTACCTTGGTTCGCCGGACCTCATGATTGACTGCGTCCTGAGGATCGACATAAAAATTAATGTTGTTGTAAAGCGGCGTCTGGTCCAGATAAGGCAACAACATTGTGTGAATCGTGTGAGCATAGTTCCCGTTATCTGTTTCACAACAACAGGACGTTGCGTTGTAATGATTCACGCCACGTGGAATGATTCCAGCAGTTGTATCAATGTAGTTGTGTAATGCGAGGCCGAGTTGTTTGAGGTTATTCTTGCATTGACTGCGACGCGCAGCTTCTCGTGCCTGTTGGACCGCGGGGAGTAACAGAGCAATCAGAATCGCAATGATGGCTATCACCACCAGCAATTCGATTAAAGTGAAACCACTCTTTCGTTTAATGAAACGATACATGACGAGCTCCTGATTATAAGTATCAAAAAAGAAATGACTCCGTCAGAGTATGAGAGCGCTGGGAATTAGCGTTTCTTAATTAAGAGTTCTTTAATATTAGAGATGTATCTAATATTTCATACATTAATATAGATTTATGCAACAAGAGTTTTGTAAATTTTATTAATTGTTAGAAAATATTTATTTCCCCTTATATACTGACCATAATCCACATACAGTGTCCCTAAAACGGAATATTATTGCACGTTGATTTCTAATGTGACCTTATCAATACAGCTATCCCTATCATTGATATTTCATCCCGTTCCAGCTTAATTTGCAGAAGAGCAACTCTTGCGGAAACGACTTATAATACTGATCGCTATCTTTTGCCTGGTCTTTTTGATCTGGATAGTCGCCCCGAAAAGTTCACAGATAGATCCAGCTCAGGCAGATGAAATTATTCAGACTGCAGAGCATCTGCTCGCTGACCAACAGCAGCCGGAAGCCATAGATATGCTTTTAAATCTGCTGGAGGTCGCTCCAGATAATCAAAAAGCCACATTTCTACTGGGCCATTGTTACTATCAGCAGAAAAACTATGAGCAGGCAGCCAACCAGTTTGGAAGTATTTTACCAGAGTCTGAGTATTATCAGCCTGCCTTGATGAATTCTGCAAAAGCGTATCTGAAAACGGCCAGAATGGAGCAAGCAGAGCGAGCACTCAAACAGTTCTTGCATAACGCACCTGCATCCCCATCAGTAATCACGGAATTACAATGGCTTTATTTTAACCAGTTCAGAGTGAGAGAAGCGAAAAGGCTATTGAGTGAAGCATTGCCGCTCTGCCAAAATCCGTATCCTTTACTTTACCATTTATTACAAATCGAATATTTTCCTCCCATCGCTCAAGAATCGATCAGCCTTCTGAAACGCATTAATGATGCAGAACCGGGCCAGGCTTCAATCGTACTGGCGCTGGGTTATTGCTACTGGAAACTTGGTCAGACAGATCGAGCCCGTGAGTTAATCGACCAGTCGCTAACCATCAATCCGACAAGACTGGAAACGATTCTCACCGCAGCTGACTTTTATCTGGAGACCGGGGATCTGAGAAAAAGTCAAAAACTGCTCCAACCCCCAAAAGCCTATCCTGATGAACTCCAGAAGCAATTACAGCACGACGATCGCTGGCACTTTCTGAAAAGTCGGCTCCACTTTCAAAACGATGAGCTACCGCAGGCACTGGAAGAAATTCAGCTGGCACTCAAGCTCAATCCAAATGAGATCAAATACCTGCAACATTCCGGCACGCTGTATCAAGCTTCCGGAGAATATGAGTCAGCTCAAAAACAGTTTCAACAGACTAAAAAAATGGCACGGAGCTATCAGGAGTTATACAAGTTTGTTGCCAGTGGAGCCTTGGACAAGCCTACCAGGGAAGATTGCCAGCGGATCGCCTCTCATCTGGAGACCCTGGAAAAAAAACAACAAGCCAGGTTATGGAAAAATATTGCTGCTTCGATGTGAAATCGAATTTGTTCTCAATTGGAAGTAAAATGATTCGCAACACGGTTCTCCTGCTACTGACTCTCCTGGCTTTCCAAGGTTGTAACAGTCAGCCTTCAGGCACAACCGACGGCCCTCTGGCTGAAGTCGATCCGCCTGCAGCAAACGCTCCTGATCAACCATCGGTTCTTCCAGAGTCGAGTCCATTTCGCTTCACAGACATCACCGGGGCCAGCGGTGTCGAATTTACTTATTATGGGAATCCCAGCCCTCAACATTACATGGTGGAGCAAAATGGAGGGGGTGTCGCCTGCTTTGACTATGATCAGGACGGGCAACTGGACCTGTTCTTTTCCAACGGTTCTCACTTTGATCAACCTGCAGACAAAGCAGGACAAACGAATCAACTGTATCGCGCAACGGGCCAGCCTGGGGAAGCTCTGCAATATACGCCCGTAGCAGACCACGCGGGAGTGAATACAAGCGGATTCGGCATGGGGGTCGCCTGTGGAGACTTTGACAACGATGGCTTTGTGGATCTCTATCTATGTGCTTATGGGAAAAATACGTTCTGGCAGAATAACGGTGACGGTACTTTCACAGACATTACAGAGCAGACAGAAACGGGAGACGCCAACCATTGGGGGACCAGTGCCGCCTTTGGTGACCTTGATGGTGACGGCGATCTCGATCTTTACGTCACGAATTATGTGCAGTATGACGAGTCAGACCCTCCCTGCTATACCACTTTGAATGGCAGGCGGATCAAAATTTCCTGTGGTCCCATTGGTCGCACTGCGGAACCGGACATCCTGTATCAAAATACCGGAGATGGCAGTTTTGCCGATCGATCCTCGGATGCGGGAATCACCAAACCGGCAGCCGGAAAAGGACTCGCCGTTCAGATAGTCGATCTGGATGGCGATGGTCTGCTCGATATTTTTGTCGCCAACGATATGACCGATAATTTCTTTTTTCGAAATCAAGGTGACTTCAAATTTGAGGAAGAAGCGTTGGTCCAGGGTGTCGCTGTGGGGGATAACGGCATGCCGCAATCATCGATGGGAATCGCCTGTGCTGACTACAACCGAAATGGGCGTTTCGACCTGTTTGTCACCAACTTCGAGAATTCCCCCAATGATTTTTACGAGCAGATTGATTCCGGTATTTTCCTGACCAGCAATACACGCCTGGGGCTGGATACGAATTCCCGTCCCAAACTCGCATTTGGAACAATTGCCGCTGATTTCAATCTCGACCAGTGGCCTGATCTGTTCATTGCCAACGGCCACATCTGGGATCTGAATGATGGTCAGACAGAGCATGAATACGAAATGACTCAACAGATATATCTGAATCAACAGGGGCGGCGATTTGTGGATGTCTCCCAGGAATCAGGCTCCTATTTTCAGGAACAGGTTCTGGGACGCGCTGTCGCTTCTGCAGACCTGGACAATGATGGAGATACGGATCTGGTGTGCTTACCGGAGCTGAAACCAGCCACTCTCTTACAGAATGACAGCCCCCGCACTGGAAACAGCGTACGCATCAAACTCATTGGAACCAGTTCAGCGAGAGAGCCTCTCGGGGTGACACTCAACGCGACTGTTGATGGTGTCGAACAGATCTTCTGTGTGCCAGCAGGGGGGAGCTTTCAATCCTCCAGCGACTCAAGGGTCATCATTCCCACGGGAGACGCCAAACAGATTGAAAGCGTCACCATCGTCTGGCCCGATGGGAAGTCGGAACACTGGAAACAGATACCAGTTGAGCCACAGGTCACCCTGATTCAGGGTATTCACTAATAAGTCGCTAACTCAACAAAAAAAGGCCCCGGTTCTATTTCCTGGATGAAATAAAACCGAAGGCCGTTGAGTTTTATAGCTCGACATTACTGTCGAACAGAGTCGAATTCACACGCCACTATTTCAGATCAAAATTGAATTCGCCTCCTGCATCACTCACCTGAGCAGTCAGTTTTGAATCTAGAAAACTGCTGTACTGGATCGGCAGTGATTCAACCGCACCAAGGTTCGCCGGGGGCTCAGAGCCATCAATCTTGATAGGAGAACCATCTCCCTTTACGAAGTGATTGATCACCACTTTATAGCTACCCGGAGGAGCTCCTTCGCCACCTCGGATTTGTTTTAGCTGGTACTTACCGGCTTCATCAGTAAAGCCAACGCATTCCACTCCTTTGGTCTCTCCCTGCGGGACGAAAGTAACCGTCGCTGAGACCAGTGGTTTGCCCTTCATAGTTACTGCACCTGTTACAGGCACAGTGTTCGGTAGCGGCTTTTCTTCAGTACCGCCGCCGCAGCCCGACAGTCCCACCAGGAGACTGCAGACTGCCAGACATAAGCTGATACGTTGTAACATCGTTGGGAGTTTCCTCTTAAAAACTTATGAATTGAGAGGGTTGAGAATTCAATTTGAGTTTTCAGATGACCTTACCATTCTCCGATGACTTTGCCATCAGACATACGTGCCAGATTCTGACGGGTAGTGGTGTCGATGTTCTCACTGAGAAAGTGAACCGAGCCATCTGCCAGCAGGAAGTGAGCACCACCGGTGTGCAGACTTCCGGCGTATGCCCAGCTCCCCAGTTTTCCACGCGGCTGTTCCGGAGGTGAGGCGGATGAATAATAGAAGCGGTTGATCGGGTAAGAAACCAGATTCAGACCGACCATCACGTGTCCACGATACCCCCAGGCGTTGGTTCCGCCGTTGTATACAGTGCGGGTGGTTTCGCCCATCATCAGGGTGTTACTTGTTCCGTCTTTGACGTCATCCAGCCGGCACTTGCTGTTGTCGCCAAACATGCAGCGACTGGTTGGTGCGGTCAGAGTCCAGTTTTCACAGGAGTTGTAAGGGGTGATTGTAATGAAATCGTAGTTGGTCTTAGCGCCCCCTGTTCCCGTATTCGTAGCCGAAATACCGTAGCTGCTAGTGGCGGAAGGAATGAAGTAAGTCCCGTCATCGGATGGGCACAGGAAGACGGTGACCAGTGTTTTGACCACAGCAGCATTCCCGTTGGTCACAGGATCATCTCCTGCGGAAAGTGCACCCCCACCAGTAGAAATACTGGAGTGTGCTGTGGCACTACCGCTGGAGTTATACATGTTGTACAAAGGAGCCTGATCGAGATAAGGCAGCAACATGGTCAGACCGGTAGCCATGAGCCGGGGAGTCGTGCAACGTCCGATGTGAGCTGGTGGCAGAACTGAAAATGTTTCATGGTAGTTGTGGAGTGCCAGTCCAAGCTGCTTCAAGTTGTTTTTACACTGGGATCTTCTGGCTGCCTCACGGGCCTGCTGTACAGCAGGTAACAAAAGGGCAATCAAAATTGCGATAATGGCGATCACCACCAGCAATTCGATCAAGGTAAAACCCCGTTTTGGCCTTTGCATCTTAGACATTAAAAGAACTCCTGAAAAATAAATAGAATCAGAACTGGAATGAACTCATCCCTGTCTCTGCATGCCTACTGAACCTGCAGTCAATGCTGTTTTTTCAGGCTCAACTGGTTGATTGATCAAGGATTTGTCAACGACGCCTTACTCATGCAAAATCAGTGCCAGACCAGAATGCAGACGAAAAGATCACGCAGATCGTAAGTTCGCAGTGAGTTTGGTCCGGCTCGAGAAATGCTGCCAGAATCAGGAAGAGAGATGACAACTCAATGAATCGTGTCGTATGATGCAGCTAACCCGTACTTTCAGGCTTTGTCATCTGCCAGGGAAAATCAAATCAGTGTTATCAATTGAATAAGTAAACACAGCTCATGAAAAAGAAGATCGCGCTCCTCTGCTGGTTACTCTGTTTTTTTTCAAAAAA
The nucleotide sequence above comes from Gimesia sp.. Encoded proteins:
- a CDS encoding PSD1 and planctomycete cytochrome C domain-containing protein, which encodes MSERFTIRSTRANWIALAIIFCFSSNLWTEALCAETKISFAKDIRPIFKTHCLKCHSGAEPGSSFSLTTRHTTLAGGNYGKAVIPQQPARSLLFQMISGTHPDKIVMPPEGERLSAREIALIRDWIQQGATWPEKIVLDSETAPSTQKSHWAFQPISNPKLPSVRKSDWCRNEIDYFILHRLDQEQMTPSVEANKTTLIRRVTLDLTGLPPSPEEVTAFLKDKRPDAYERLVDRLLQSPHFGEKWARPWLDLCHYADSDGYLTDAVRPHAWRFRDWVVQSLNQNKSFDQFTIEQIAGDLLPESSTEAHAGTGFLRQTLSNREGGADLEEFRVNKVVDRTKLVGTIWLGLTLDCCRCHNHKYDPISQKEFYQLYAFFNSAYEVNIDAPLKQDQDLVAQQATYQQKRQALIDPIREPLEHLQREWEQKMLHASEHPAEDHHWARAWEVMGLVWGVKSGEGQQEGLEILKLDPSERSQRQRDDLLDYFLARGHLVDSVRFKELKLGELARNLTALRNEFPAVSRAPAMREMQTSNQAFVHLRGSHLSPGIPVAPGTPRSLPTFQPSGKPDRLDLARWLVSDSNPLTARVTVNRVWQEYFGQGIVISSDDFGTQGDRPSHPRLLDRLARRFQKSGWDVKALHRLIVTSATYRQSSKTRPDMQEKDPANRLLSHQANLRLSAELVRDQALAVSGLLTRELGGPCVRPPQPDSVVMEAFGSNTWDVSTGNDRYRRGLYTLILRTSPYAQSVIFDAPNPSQTCTRRDRSNTPLQALTLLNDPVFYEAAQHLGRRVTRESSGDLDQQMSYAFRLCLAREPLEMERERLKELCRKQIAQQPADRTPAEKQDVAWTLVASVLLNLHEFITRD
- a CDS encoding DUF1559 domain-containing protein; its protein translation is MYRFIKRKSGFTLIELLVVIAIIAILIALLLPAVQQAREAARRSQCKNNLKQLGLALHNYIDTTAGIIPRGVNHYNATSCCCETDNGNYAHTIHTMLLPYLDQTPLYNNINFYVDPQDAVNHEVRRTKVTVFICPSALVVDDANYAQHNYPTASANHGWGLCGRHGSSTTNGIFASRWGIVDDASGAVYDSQMRLQNVTDGTSNTITFSEFAKGLDYILPTSHKNNMGRSWYDAAVGWGNIGFSTRIDSTPNNPKATYSTTHNWGTVGSYHEGGVHCGFMDGAVRFISENIDGRQWQALCTPRGGEVVEVP
- a CDS encoding tetratricopeptide repeat protein codes for the protein MRKRLIILIAIFCLVFLIWIVAPKSSQIDPAQADEIIQTAEHLLADQQQPEAIDMLLNLLEVAPDNQKATFLLGHCYYQQKNYEQAANQFGSILPESEYYQPALMNSAKAYLKTARMEQAERALKQFLHNAPASPSVITELQWLYFNQFRVREAKRLLSEALPLCQNPYPLLYHLLQIEYFPPIAQESISLLKRINDAEPGQASIVLALGYCYWKLGQTDRARELIDQSLTINPTRLETILTAADFYLETGDLRKSQKLLQPPKAYPDELQKQLQHDDRWHFLKSRLHFQNDELPQALEEIQLALKLNPNEIKYLQHSGTLYQASGEYESAQKQFQQTKKMARSYQELYKFVASGALDKPTREDCQRIASHLETLEKKQQARLWKNIAASM
- a CDS encoding CRTAC1 family protein, with the protein product MIRNTVLLLLTLLAFQGCNSQPSGTTDGPLAEVDPPAANAPDQPSVLPESSPFRFTDITGASGVEFTYYGNPSPQHYMVEQNGGGVACFDYDQDGQLDLFFSNGSHFDQPADKAGQTNQLYRATGQPGEALQYTPVADHAGVNTSGFGMGVACGDFDNDGFVDLYLCAYGKNTFWQNNGDGTFTDITEQTETGDANHWGTSAAFGDLDGDGDLDLYVTNYVQYDESDPPCYTTLNGRRIKISCGPIGRTAEPDILYQNTGDGSFADRSSDAGITKPAAGKGLAVQIVDLDGDGLLDIFVANDMTDNFFFRNQGDFKFEEEALVQGVAVGDNGMPQSSMGIACADYNRNGRFDLFVTNFENSPNDFYEQIDSGIFLTSNTRLGLDTNSRPKLAFGTIAADFNLDQWPDLFIANGHIWDLNDGQTEHEYEMTQQIYLNQQGRRFVDVSQESGSYFQEQVLGRAVASADLDNDGDTDLVCLPELKPATLLQNDSPRTGNSVRIKLIGTSSAREPLGVTLNATVDGVEQIFCVPAGGSFQSSSDSRVIIPTGDAKQIESVTIVWPDGKSEHWKQIPVEPQVTLIQGIH
- a CDS encoding carboxypeptidase regulatory-like domain-containing protein yields the protein MLQRISLCLAVCSLLVGLSGCGGGTEEKPLPNTVPVTGAVTMKGKPLVSATVTFVPQGETKGVECVGFTDEAGKYQLKQIRGGEGAPPGSYKVVINHFVKGDGSPIKIDGSEPPANLGAVESLPIQYSSFLDSKLTAQVSDAGGEFNFDLK
- a CDS encoding DUF1559 domain-containing protein gives rise to the protein MSKMQRPKRGFTLIELLVVIAIIAILIALLLPAVQQAREAARRSQCKNNLKQLGLALHNYHETFSVLPPAHIGRCTTPRLMATGLTMLLPYLDQAPLYNMYNSSGSATAHSSISTGGGALSAGDDPVTNGNAAVVKTLVTVFLCPSDDGTYFIPSATSSYGISATNTGTGGAKTNYDFITITPYNSCENWTLTAPTSRCMFGDNSKCRLDDVKDGTSNTLMMGETTRTVYNGGTNAWGYRGHVMVGLNLVSYPINRFYYSSASPPEQPRGKLGSWAYAGSLHTGGAHFLLADGSVHFLSENIDTTTRQNLARMSDGKVIGEW